The sequence ACGAAAATATGCTATACTTTTTGTCACACTATATGCTAGTTCTATGGGGTTAGCATCACGCATGAGTTACGTATGAAGGCGTTAAACATGTCTTTTATCTCTTGTTCCAAATCCTTGGGTATTACCATTATTTAAAGCCCTCAGTTATAGAAAGACCCAATACAGTAAAAGTGATTAACGAAGTTGCTTGATCATTTCCTTTATGTCATCTTTGTCTGGGGCGTTTGGACATTGCTTCAAATACATGTTAAAATCTTGAACAGCACCAATTTTATTACCCAATTCTAGCCTTGCAATAGCGCGATTCTTATATATAGGGCCAAATCTGAATTCATTGATCTCTATCGCACACGAATAATATTTCTCCGCATTAGCATGATCCGTTCTCTTAAGATAATAATTGCCCAGTCCCCTATAAGCCAAATAATATTTGGGATTGAGTTTTATGGCTTGATAATAACACCTTTCAGCTTCATCGTTACCTTTCTGATTATACAATGTGCCTAGTTGATTCCATGGCCTAGGGTTTTCCGGATCAATATTTATAGCCTTCAGAAGTATAGATAGAGCTTCATCATACTTTCCCTGTAAATGCAGCTTCTCGGACATGAAACACAATCTATTGGAATTAGTAAAGGAAAGTTTATCCCTTTCTACAACCGTACTAATATCACTTGGCACTATAAGCATTGTAATGTTATCATCCTGCTTCCATAGTTCGTTAAACTGCTTGTAAGTT is a genomic window of Nitrososphaerales archaeon containing:
- a CDS encoding tetratricopeptide repeat protein — encoded protein: MTKHMLELPIVSEDQDNICLPLVISVVSRYWNEEIPIHEAREIARMYPAFRGSIMIEGIELTEKHGFKSYLYRGSLQDLQKRIDQGLPPIVILPGIQETVQHATVISGYDDSTNRVLTYFPEPDKIGAITYKQFNELWKQDDNITMLIVPSDISTVVERDKLSFTNSNRLCFMSEKLHLQGKYDEALSILLKAINIDPENPRPWNQLGTLYNQKGNDEAERCYYQAIKLNPKYYLAYRGLGNYYLKRTDHANAEKYYSCAIEINEFRFGPIYKNRAIARLELGNKIGAVQDFNMYLKQCPNAPDKDDIKEMIKQLR